The following is a genomic window from Streptomyces lincolnensis.
GCCGCTCCAGCGGACGACCGTCGGCGGCAGCAGCCGCTCGCGCAGGTCGCGCTCCCGGGCGTCGAGCGCGGCCCGTACCCCCTCGGGGCTGCCGGCGTCGACGCCCATGGCGGCCAGCACCCGGGTGACGGCCCCGGCCGAGGCCGCGACCGTACGGTCCGGGGAGGGGCTGTAGGCGTTGGCGATGCCGTACAGCCCGGCGAGCCGGGACAGATCCTCGCCGGGGGGCTCGGGCTGCTGCCCGGGAGCGGTCATCCGGTGCCTGCCTTTCGAATGAGTCGGCTCGGGCAGTGAAGGCAGCGCCTAGGGCTCCGCGGGGGCGTCGGACTCGCTGGTCAGGTGGGCGGCGTCGGCGAGCGGGGGTTCGCTGGTGAGGGGTTCGGCGTCCGGGAGGGGCGGTTCGCTGGTGAGGGGTGCCTCGGCGCAGGCGCCCTCCGCGCTGAACACGCAGTAGTGCACGTCGGATGCGGCGGACGGCTCCGCCTCGGACAGGGCGGAGGGGTCCGCCCAGGGTTTGGAGAGGGCCGGGAGCAGAAGGTGTGCCGATGCGGCCACGGGGGCCTCCTTGTTCGAGTACGGCGGCCTACGGCCTGTCCGGCGGATCGCGCGGGGCAGGCCCTTGCGGGTTGTCGGAGCCCTACCCAGCGCGCGCGACGGCAGACGTATGGAACTGAACAACGTGCCCCTCGTCACATTTTGTCCCGCCGCGGTCTCTCCAGACTGGGGCATACGGGACGCGGCAGCCACTCCCGCCGGTGGTCGTCCGGAGTACGCGAACCGGGTGGTCCGAGGCCGTCGATAGAGGGGGTGTGAGACTGTTCCGCCCCATGGGGGGCCACCGGGAGAAGGACGCGGCGGACGCCGGGGGCTCCGACGCGGCGCTGTTGCGGGCCGTCGCGGGCGGCGACTCGGCGGCGATGGCGGCGCTGTACGACCGGCACGCGGGGTGGCTGCACGCGCGGCTGACCCGGCGCTGTGCGGACGCCGAGGTCGTGCGTGAGGTGCTCCAGGACACCTTCGTGACCGTGTGGCGGTCGGCGGCCGGGCATCACGGCGAGGAGGCCGGCGGCTGGCTGTGGACGATCGCCGCGCGGCGCCTGGTCGACGCGCGGCGGGCCCACGAGCGCGCCACGCGGCTCCGGGCGGCGCCCATGGAGGAGGAGCACGCCCCGGCACCGGCCGCGCCCTCGGCCGAGGACCGGGTGCTGGCCGGACTGGAGTACGGCGATGTCGGCACCGCCCTGGACCGGATCTCGCCGGAGCTGCGCGAGGTGCTGCGCGCGACGGTCGTCGACGGGCTGACCACCCGCGAGGCGGCCCGGCTGCTCGGCATCCCCGAGGGCACCGTCAAGTCCCGCGCCCTGCGCGCCCGCGCCGAACTGCGCGCCGCCCTGGCCCAGTTGAACCCGTCCCCGCTGGGAGGCCCGGCATGACCGACTGGCACGCCCCCGACGACCTCGCCCTGCGCTACGCCGACGGCTCCCTCCCCGAGGCCGACGCCTGGTCCCTGGAGAAACACCTGGAGCACTGCACCTCCTGCGCGTCCCGTGTGTCGCGGGCGGTGCGCGGGACGACGGCGGGGGTGGTCCTGGCGGAGGTGAGGGAATCGGTGCTGGGGGCCGCGCCGGCTGCCGCCCGAGAATCGCTGCTGACGGCCGCGCGGACCGACGCCCGGGCCCTCACCCCGCCCAGGACCCACTCACCGGCGCTCATCCCTGCCCTCACCCCCCGTCTCGCCCGCATCCTCTGGGCCGCCGGTCCCGCCCTACGGGGTGCCTGGCTGTCGGCGGTGCTGATCGTGGCCGTCGGGGCCGTCGTGCTCGCGTACGGGGCCGGTTACGCGGGGGTGCGGCCCGTGCTGCTGGTGGTGGCCCCGGTCGTGCCGGTGGTCGGGGTGGCGTTGTCCTACGGGGCGTACGCCGACCCGCTGCACGAGATCACGGCGTCGACACCGTCCGCGGGGCTGCGGCTGGTGCTGGTGCGGACGGCGGCCGTCCTGGCGGTGAGCCTGCCGCCGCTGACGCTCGCCGGGGTGCTGGTGCCGTCGTCGGGGGCGCCGGGCGCGGCGGCCTGGCTGCTGCCGGGGCTCGCGCTGACGCTGGCCTCGCTGGCCCTGGCCGGGTACGTCGGCTGCCCGGCGGCGACGGCCGTGACGGGCGGCGGCTGGCTGTGCGCCGTCCTCGCCCCGGCGCTCGCCGCTCCCGGCGACCGTCTCACGGCACGCCTGGCCGAACAGCTCTCCGCCTGTCTGGACGGCGCCCCGGCCCAGGGCGGCTGGGCGGCGGCGGCCGTCCTGAGCGCCGTGGCCCTGGCCGTACGCCGGCCCGCCTACGACCACCTGGGCAGGCCGTGAGCGCCTCCGTGCCGCCCGTCTCCCTCCCACCCACCTCTGGAGAACCGTTGAGCACGATACGAGTGGCCGGGCTGCGCGTCCGGCACCGCAGAACCGTCGCCCTGGACTCGGTGGACCTCGACCTCGGCCCGGGGGTGCACGGCCTGCTCGGTCCGAACGGCGCGGGCAAGACCTCGCTGATCCGGGTCCTGGCCACGGTCGCCGCGCCGAGCGGCGGCCGGGTGGAGCTGCTCGGGGACGACGTGCAGGACCGCCGGCACAGGTCGGCCGTACGGCGGCGGCTGGGGTATCTGCCGCAGGAGTTCGGCTACTACCCGGGGTTCACGGTGCGGGAGTTCGTCGCGTACGTGGCCTGGCTGAAGGAGATGCCCGCCGCCGAGACCCCGGCCGCCGTGGAGCGGGCCGTGGCCCGGGTCGGTCTCGCCGACCGTGTCGACGCGAAGGTGCGGACGCTGTCGGGGGGCATGGTCCGCCGGGTCGGCATCGCCCAGGCCATCGTCAACGAGCCCGACGTGCTGCTGCTCGACGAGCCGACGGCGGGGCTCGACCCGGAGCAGCGCGTGGAGTTCCGCACGCTGCTGCGGGAGCTGGGCACCGCGTCCACGGTCGTCGTCTCCACCCACCTGGTGGAGGACGTGGCCGCGGCCTGCACGGAGGTCACGCTGGTCGAGTCGGGCCGGATCGCCTACCGCGGCACGCCCCGGGCCCTCGCCGAGCTGGGCGAGTCGGCGGACGGCGTCGGCGACAACCCGATCGAGCGCGGCTACACGGCTGCCCTGCGCACCCACCGCGCGGCAGCCCTGGAAGGGGCCACGCGATGACCCTCGTGGCCGAGCGACCCCACGCGCCCCGTCCCGGGGATTCCCGGCACCCGCTGCGCGCCGAGGTGGTGCGCGGCTTCGGCCCCTGGGCCGGTGCCGCCGTGCTGCTGACCCTCGCGGTGGCGTTGGCCGCCAACGCCCGCCAGTGGCAGGGCGGCTGGGCGGAGACCCGCGAGCAGCTGCACATCGCGGCCACCCTGCTCGGCGCCCCGCTGGCCCTGGCCGCGGGCTGCTGGCACGGCGGACGCGAGCGCAGGCGCCGTACCGAGGAACTGATGGCGACGGCCGCGCGCGCCCCGCTCGCCCGGCTGCTGGCCTCCGCGCTGCCCCTGGTGCTGTGGGTGCTGGCCGGCTACGCGGTCGTGGTCGCCCTCGCCTGGCTCGCCACCTGGTACTGCTCCATGGGCGACAGCCCCTACCCGGTCGCCGTCCTCACGGACGCGGTCGTCCTGGCCTCCGCCGTCCTGGCGGGCCACGTCGTGGGACGGCTGGTGTCCTGGCGGCTGACGGCACCCCTGCTGGCGGTGGGGGCGTACGCCGTCCTCGGTGTGCTGTCGTACGACGGTCAGGACGCGCTCGGTCATCTGTCGCCGGTGGTCGACGGGATGACCGACGACGTCCCGGTGTGGTGGCAGCCGGTGGCGATGGCGGTGTGGACGGGCGGCCTCGCCGTCGCCGCGCTCCTGGCCCACGCGGCCCACCGCCGCCGGTTCGCCGTGCTGCCGCTGGCCGCCGCGGCCGCCGCGGGCGCGCTGCTGGTGCAGACGGGCAACGCCGGGCTGTGGCACACGAGCGCTGTGGCCGGCCGCCAGGTGTGCGACACCTCCACCACCCCGCAGATCTGCGTCAACGCCCGCTACGGAGATCTCCTGCCGCAGGTCACGGACGCCCTGTCCGGGCTCACCGGCCGGCTGGAGGGCGTACGGAATCTGCCGGTCCGGTTCGAGGACCTGCCCGGCGGATCGCGCCGGGACGAGGCCCAGCTGCCGATGCTCGCGCCGATCGGCCGGAGCGTCGTACGGGGTGAGCTCACCGAACCGCGGCGGTACGCGTGGGAGGCCGGGATGGCCCTGTACGGCCGGGCGTACTGCTCCGTCGAGGAGGACCGGCGCTGGGATCCGGTCGACAGCGCCGTGGAGCACCATCTGGCGCCCAGCCCGCAGGAGACGTACTTCGACGAGCAGTTCGCCGAGGGGAGCGAGGCCGACCGGGCCCGGCTCAGGGACCGGCTCGCGGCCCGCGCCCGGCTGGAGGCGATGGGCGAGGAGGAGCGCCGGGCCTGGCTGTCGGAGTACTTCGCGACGGTGGACCGGTGCGACGCGCGGGGGGTGCCGACCCTGTGACCGCTCTCCTCGGCGCGCGCGCCGCCACCCCGCTCGGCGGCCCGCTCCTGTACGCCCGCTCGCGTGCCGTTCCGCGCGCCCTCGCCGTGCTCCTGGCTTCAGCCGGTCTCGCGGTGTGGGCGGCGCACGGTCTGGACGCCTACGTGGATCCGTCGCGGCGGGTGCCGGTGGTGGCGCTGGCCCCGCTGTTCACGGCCGCGGTGATCGGGGCGAGCCTGTACACCGCCTCCGAGGAACTGGACCGTACGGCGGTGCGGCCCTGGTGGCGGCTGCGGGCCCTGCATCTGCTGGCCCTCACGGCGCTCACCGCGGGGCTGCTGTCCCTGGCGGTGCTGGGGCATCCGTCGGTGTTCGGTCCGCCCGCCATGGTCCGCAACACGCTCGGCACGACGGGGCTCACGGCCGCCGCGGCGGCCCTGCTCGGCGCCCGGCTGAGCTGGCTGCCGGCCTTCGCCTACGTCAGCGCGGTGTACGTGGGGGCGGCGAACGCGCACGGCCGGGCGGTCACCGTGTGGGCCTGGCCCTTGCAGTCGGACGGCGGGGCGGGCGCGTGGGCGGCGGCTCTGGCGGCCTTCGCGGTGGGCGGCGCGCTGTATGTGGTGCGGGGGGCGCGGGCCTGAGGCGACGTGCGGGGAGGGGCTCCACGTACCGGACGTGGGCCCCTCGACGGCACCGGGTGGGCGCGGGCGGCACCGGGTATGGGAAAGCCCGGAGTCTCAGGCGGAAATGCCGTCGATCCGGGCCAGTGCGTCGTCCGCGCCGAACGGCTGCAAGTACGGCAACCAGCGCGGGTCCCTATGGCCGGTCCCGATGATGCGCCAGGCCAGGCCGGTGGGTGGGGCGGGTTTGTGGCGCAGCCGCCAGCCGATCTCGACGAGATGACGGTCGGCCTTGACGTGGTTGCAGCGACGGCACGAGGCGACGACGTTGTCCCAGACGTGCTTGCCCCCGCGGCTGCGCGGGATGACGTGGTCGACGCTGGTTGCGACGCCACCGCAGTACATGCACCGGCCCCCGTCTCGGGCGAACAGCGCCCGTCGGGTCAGAGGAACGGGCCCCCGATAGGGAACCCGGACGAATCGCTTGAGCCGGACCACGCTGGGTGCGGGGACTGTGACGGTCGCGCTGTGCATGAAGGCGCCGGACTCCTCCAGGCACACGGCCTTGTTCTCGAGGACGAGGATGAGCGCGCGGCGAAGCGGTACGACGCCGAGTGGCTCGTACGACGCGTTGAGGACCAGGACATGCGGCACGGATGCCTCCTTGGGCGTCGGCGGCGCGTGGCTCGCGCCGGGACGATTCGTAGTCAGTCTCCCCTCAGGCCTGGTGGAAGCGCCACCATGTGCCGGTAACGGGCTGGGAGTGTTTTCGACCACATCTGGTTCATCCCCAGAATCATGGGCAGTTCATCCCACCCTTACATCCCCAGGTGAGCGCAGTTTCTCCCTCGAACATCGCAACGATCCCCACACGATGCCCCGATAGTGTGGTGGGGCTGCCCTACCGGTGACCTTTTCGTGACCTTACGCGACCGACGTACGACCGACCGACGTACGACCTGTGGGGCGGACCGCCGCACCTGGAGGTACCTGCCGTGTCCTTGTCCGCCGCCCTGCTGACCGCCGTGTCGCCGTCGCCTTCGCCGTCTCCCTCGGAGACGACGACTCCGGCCGTGCCGTCGCTCGACGACGCCCAGGAGAGCGCGACCAACGCCGCCAGCTGGGTCGAGCAGAACTGGTCGACGTGGCTCGCGATCAGCCTGCGGGTCCTGTTGATCCTGGTGATCGCGGCGGTGCTGAGAGTCGCGGTGCGGCGCGCGATCACCAAGCTGATAGACCGCATGAACCGCTCGGTGGGCGCGGGCGACGGCCCGGCCCTCGGCGGGCTGCTGGTGAACGTGGAGCGCCGCCGCCAGCGCTCCCAGGCGATCGGCTCGGTCCTGCGCTCGGTGGCGTCCTTCCTGATCCTGGGCACCGCGGCCCTGATGGTCCTCGGCACCTTCCAGATCAACCTGGCCCCACTGCTGGCCTCGGCCGGTGTCGCGGGCGTGGCGATCGGTTTCGGCGCCCGGAACCTGGTGACGGACTTCCTCTCCGGCGTCTTCATGATCCTGGAGGACCAGTACGGCGTCGGCGACACCATCGACGCGGGCGTGGCCTCCGGTGAGGTCATCGAGGTGGGTCTGCGGGTGACCAAGCTGCGCGGCGACAACGGCGAGATCTGGTACGTCCGCAACGGCGAGGTCAAGCGCATCGGCAACCTCTCCCAGGGCTGGGCCACGGCCGGCGTCGACGTCACCGTCCGCTCCGACGAGGACCTCGACAAGGTGCGGCGGACCCTCGGCGAGGTCGGCGAGCGGATGAGCAAGGAGGAGCCCTGGAACGAGCTCCTGTGGGGCCCGATCGAGGTCCTCGGCCTCGACAGCGTCCTCCTGGACTCCATGGTCGTCCGCGTCTCCGCCAAGACCATGCCCGGCAAGGCCCTCACCGTCGAACGCGAACTCCGCTGGCGCATCAAGCACGCCTTCGACGCGGCCGACATCCCCATCGTCGGCGGCCCGGTCCTCCCGCCGGACGCCGCACCGGACGCGGACCCGACAGCGGGCATGGCACCCCCGTCGGCCTACTCCAACACGGGCTCCCCCCAGGCCCAGGCAGCCACCCCGCTGACGCCTCCGGCGCCCACGAAGTAACACCCCGCGCCCGCGCCCCGCGCGTACAGCCCCCGCAGGTAACGACTCCGTTGCCGCGGGGGCTTCCTCTTGACGCCTTCTCCCGTTCGGTCCTATGGTCCAGACCACCGAACAGGAAACCTTCCTAACAATCACTGCCGGATGGACTTCGCGGCCTGATCACTGGGAACCTGGACAGCCGAGAGGCAGGTGTCGACATCCATGGCAGGAACCGCCGGTACGCCGGGTACGCCGCGTGTTCTGCGTGCCATGAACGACCGGGCCGCGCTGGACCTGCTGCTGGAGCACGGGCCGCTGTCGCGGACGCGGATCGGCAAGCTCACGGGGCTGTCGAAGCCGACCGCCTCGCAGCTGCTGGCCCGGCTGGAGGCGTCGGGGCTGGTGCTGGCGACCGGCACCAGCGAGGGGCGTCCGGGGCCCAACGCCCAGTTGTACGAGGTCAATCCGGCCGCCGGGTACGCCGCCGGGCTCGACGTCACCCCCGAGCGCATCCTCGCCGCCGTCGCGGACGTCACCGGCCGCACGGTCGGGTCGTACGAACTGCCCACCCCCGGCAGGCGCGCGGCGAGGTCGGTCGTCCAGCAGGTCACCGACGCGCTCGACGGCGCGGTCAAGGCGGCGGGACTGGCCCGCGACGACGTCCACCGGCTCGTCATCGGCACCCCCGGCGCCTTCGACCCGAACACGGGCCGGCTGCGCTACGCCTCCCACCTGCCCGGCTGGCACTCCCCCGCGCTGCTGGAGGAACTCGCCGCCGCCCTGCCCATGCCGGTGGAGTACGAGAACGACGTCAACCTCGTCGCGGTGGCCGAACAACGGCTCGGCGCGGCCCGCGGCCACGAGGACTTCGTGCTGCTGTGGAACGAGGGCGGCCTCGGTGCCGCCCTGGTCCTCGGCGGCCGGCTGCACCGCGGCTGGACCGGCGGCGCCGGCGAGGTCGGCTTCCTGCCGGTGCCGGGCACTCCCCTGGTCCGCCAGGTGAGCAAGGCCGGCAGCGGCGGCTACCAGGAACTGGCCGGTTCGCAGGCGATCCCGCGACTGGCCCGTGAACTCGGCGTCGAGGACATCCCCTCGGGCCCGTACACCGAGGTGGCGGCCACCCTCGTCGCCCGCGCCGCCGAGGCCGAGGACGCCCCGCACCGGCGGCTGCTCCAGACCTACGCGACGAACCTCGCCACCGGTCTGGCCTCCCTCGTCTCCGTCCTCGACCCCGAACTCGTCGTGCTCAGCGGCGCCTCGCTCGCCTCGGGCGGGGAACCGCTGCGCACCCTCGTCCAGGCCGAACTGGAGGAGCTGGCCGCGTCCCGGCCCCGGCTCGCCCTCGGCGACGTCCGTCAGCACCCGGTGCTGCGCGGCGCGTTGGAGAGCGCGCTGGCGGCCACCCGCGACGAGGTCTTCGACACCTCGCGCTGAGCGTCACCGCCTCAAAAGACCCACCCCCCTCGAAAGACCCACCCCTCCTCATCTCCTCTCACCCCGTCACGCCCCTAACCCACCCCCGCCCTGCCCTAGGGAGACCCCGTCATGCCCGGAATGTCAAGGAAAGTCGCACTCGCCGCCTCCGTCTCCGCGGTCCTCCTCGCCACCGCCTGTACCGGCCAGTCGAGTTCGGGCGCCGAGGACGACCCCTCCGCCGAGACGACCATCAACTTCTGGCACGCCTGGAGCGCGCCCGCCGAGACCAAGGCCGTCAAGGCGCTCGTCGCCGGCTTCGAGAAGGCGCATCCCACCATCCATGTGAACGTCGTCGGCAACATGACCGACGACAAGATCAACCAGGCGCTCCGCTCGGGCGGCACCAAGGCACCGGACGTGATCTCGTCGTTCACCACCAACAACGTGGGCAAGTTCTGCTCGTCGGGCGCGCTGGTGGACCTCAACCCGTTCTTCGAGAAGTCGGGCATCGACCCGGAGACGACCTTCCCGAAGGCGATGAACGAGTACACCCAGTTCGAGGGCGACCGGTGCAGTGTCCCGCTCCTCGGCGACGCCTACGGCCTCTACTACAACAAGACGGCGTTCGAGAAGGCCGGCATCACGAGCCCGCCGAAGACCTGGTCGCAGTTCGCGGCCGACGCCAAGAAGCTGACGGTCTCCGACGGCGACAGCTACCGGCAGCTCGGCTTCATGCCGAACTACCACGGCTGGGAGACCACCACCGAGCACTACCTCGGCCAGTTCTCCCCGACGTACTTCGACAAGGACGGCAGGTCCACGGTCGCCACCGACCCGGCCGTCAGCGCCGCCTTCACCCTCCAGAAGAAGCTCGTCGACGAACTCGGCGGCTACCAGCGGCTGGAGAAGTACCGCACCACCCTGGGCGACGAGTGGGGCCCCAAGCACCCCTTCCACACCGGCCAGGTCGCCATGCAGCTCGACGGCGAATGGCGCCTGGGCATGGCCCTGGACGCCAAGCCCACGTTCGAGATCGGCGTGGCCCCGCTGCCCGTCCCCGACGACCAGGCGGACCAGTACGGCAAGGGCTACATCACCGGCACCATCGCCGGTATCGCCGCCACCAGCAAGAAGCAGAACGCGGCCTGGGAACTGGTGAAGTACATGACCACGGACACCGACGCGGTGGTGGGCTTCTCCAACGCCATCCACAACGTGCCCTCGACGCTCGCCGCCCTGAAGTCCCCGAAGCTGACGTACGACCCCCGCTTCAAGACCTTCCTGGACATCGCCGCCAACCCGAACTCCACGACCTCGCCGGCTTCCGTCAACGGCGGGGTGTACCTGGCGACGATCCAGGAGTTCGGCTACGCCTACGAGAGCGGCAAGGCCAAGGATCTCAAGGCGGGCCTGGCGGCCACCGCGAAGCAGATCGACACGGACATCGCGCAGGCGAAGTGACGATGAGCACGATCACCCTGGCCTCGAAGCGGCGCCGCGCGTCGCTTCGAACCGCCGCCTTCATGTCGCCCTGGCTGATCGGCTTCGCGGTCTTCTTCGCGTACCCGCTGATCTCGACGGTCTACTTCTCGTTCATGCACTACGACGGTTTCAGGCCGCCGACGTGGAGCGGCACGAAGAACTGGACGTACGTCTTCGAGCACTACCCCCTCTTCTGGCCCGCCCTGCGCAACACCCTGTGGCTGGTCCTCGTCATGGTGACCCTCAGGGTCCTGTTCGGCCTCGGCATCGGCCTGCTGATCACGAAGATCAAGACGGCGACGGGCGTCTTCCGCACCCTGTTCTACCTGCCCTACCTGGCCCCGCCGGTCGCGGCCACCATGGCCTTCGCGTTCCTGCTCAACCCCGGTACGGGCCCGGTCAACTCGATCCTGGAGAGCGTCGGCGTCCCGGCGCCGGGCTGGTTCAACGACCCCTCCTGGTCCAAGCCGGCCCTCACCCTGCTCGCCCTGTGGGGCATCGGCGACCTGATGGTCATCTTCATGGCCGCGCTGCTCGACGTCCCCCGGGAGCAGTACGAGGCCGCCGAGCTGGACGGGGCGTCGGCGTGGCAGCGCTTCCGGTTCGTCACGCTCCCCAACATCTCGCCGATCGTGATGTTCGCCGTGGTCACCGGAGTGATCCAGACGATGCAGTACTACGCGCAGCCGCTGATCGCGGGGAAGGTGGCCTCGGGCGTGATCCAGGGTGCCGGGACGCAGTTCGAGCCCGGCTATCCGGACAAGTCGACGCTCACCCTGC
Proteins encoded in this region:
- a CDS encoding ABC transporter ATP-binding protein, with translation MSTIRVAGLRVRHRRTVALDSVDLDLGPGVHGLLGPNGAGKTSLIRVLATVAAPSGGRVELLGDDVQDRRHRSAVRRRLGYLPQEFGYYPGFTVREFVAYVAWLKEMPAAETPAAVERAVARVGLADRVDAKVRTLSGGMVRRVGIAQAIVNEPDVLLLDEPTAGLDPEQRVEFRTLLRELGTASTVVVSTHLVEDVAAACTEVTLVESGRIAYRGTPRALAELGESADGVGDNPIERGYTAALRTHRAAALEGATR
- a CDS encoding mechanosensitive ion channel family protein; its protein translation is MSLSAALLTAVSPSPSPSPSETTTPAVPSLDDAQESATNAASWVEQNWSTWLAISLRVLLILVIAAVLRVAVRRAITKLIDRMNRSVGAGDGPALGGLLVNVERRRQRSQAIGSVLRSVASFLILGTAALMVLGTFQINLAPLLASAGVAGVAIGFGARNLVTDFLSGVFMILEDQYGVGDTIDAGVASGEVIEVGLRVTKLRGDNGEIWYVRNGEVKRIGNLSQGWATAGVDVTVRSDEDLDKVRRTLGEVGERMSKEEPWNELLWGPIEVLGLDSVLLDSMVVRVSAKTMPGKALTVERELRWRIKHAFDAADIPIVGGPVLPPDAAPDADPTAGMAPPSAYSNTGSPQAQAATPLTPPAPTK
- a CDS encoding ABC transporter substrate-binding protein gives rise to the protein MPGMSRKVALAASVSAVLLATACTGQSSSGAEDDPSAETTINFWHAWSAPAETKAVKALVAGFEKAHPTIHVNVVGNMTDDKINQALRSGGTKAPDVISSFTTNNVGKFCSSGALVDLNPFFEKSGIDPETTFPKAMNEYTQFEGDRCSVPLLGDAYGLYYNKTAFEKAGITSPPKTWSQFAADAKKLTVSDGDSYRQLGFMPNYHGWETTTEHYLGQFSPTYFDKDGRSTVATDPAVSAAFTLQKKLVDELGGYQRLEKYRTTLGDEWGPKHPFHTGQVAMQLDGEWRLGMALDAKPTFEIGVAPLPVPDDQADQYGKGYITGTIAGIAATSKKQNAAWELVKYMTTDTDAVVGFSNAIHNVPSTLAALKSPKLTYDPRFKTFLDIAANPNSTTSPASVNGGVYLATIQEFGYAYESGKAKDLKAGLAATAKQIDTDIAQAK
- a CDS encoding RNA polymerase sigma factor, with protein sequence MGGHREKDAADAGGSDAALLRAVAGGDSAAMAALYDRHAGWLHARLTRRCADAEVVREVLQDTFVTVWRSAAGHHGEEAGGWLWTIAARRLVDARRAHERATRLRAAPMEEEHAPAPAAPSAEDRVLAGLEYGDVGTALDRISPELREVLRATVVDGLTTREAARLLGIPEGTVKSRALRARAELRAALAQLNPSPLGGPA
- a CDS encoding HNH endonuclease, which codes for MPHVLVLNASYEPLGVVPLRRALILVLENKAVCLEESGAFMHSATVTVPAPSVVRLKRFVRVPYRGPVPLTRRALFARDGGRCMYCGGVATSVDHVIPRSRGGKHVWDNVVASCRRCNHVKADRHLVEIGWRLRHKPAPPTGLAWRIIGTGHRDPRWLPYLQPFGADDALARIDGISA
- a CDS encoding ROK family transcriptional regulator, coding for MAGTAGTPGTPRVLRAMNDRAALDLLLEHGPLSRTRIGKLTGLSKPTASQLLARLEASGLVLATGTSEGRPGPNAQLYEVNPAAGYAAGLDVTPERILAAVADVTGRTVGSYELPTPGRRAARSVVQQVTDALDGAVKAAGLARDDVHRLVIGTPGAFDPNTGRLRYASHLPGWHSPALLEELAAALPMPVEYENDVNLVAVAEQRLGAARGHEDFVLLWNEGGLGAALVLGGRLHRGWTGGAGEVGFLPVPGTPLVRQVSKAGSGGYQELAGSQAIPRLARELGVEDIPSGPYTEVAATLVARAAEAEDAPHRRLLQTYATNLATGLASLVSVLDPELVVLSGASLASGGEPLRTLVQAELEELAASRPRLALGDVRQHPVLRGALESALAATRDEVFDTSR
- a CDS encoding carbohydrate ABC transporter permease, giving the protein MSTITLASKRRRASLRTAAFMSPWLIGFAVFFAYPLISTVYFSFMHYDGFRPPTWSGTKNWTYVFEHYPLFWPALRNTLWLVLVMVTLRVLFGLGIGLLITKIKTATGVFRTLFYLPYLAPPVAATMAFAFLLNPGTGPVNSILESVGVPAPGWFNDPSWSKPALTLLALWGIGDLMVIFMAALLDVPREQYEAAELDGASAWQRFRFVTLPNISPIVMFAVVTGVIQTMQYYAQPLIAGKVASGVIQGAGTQFEPGYPDKSTLTLPQLVYNLGFQRFDYGSACVVALVLFALSMVFTAFLMRRRGGLIQAGD
- a CDS encoding zf-HC2 domain-containing protein — encoded protein: MTDWHAPDDLALRYADGSLPEADAWSLEKHLEHCTSCASRVSRAVRGTTAGVVLAEVRESVLGAAPAAARESLLTAARTDARALTPPRTHSPALIPALTPRLARILWAAGPALRGAWLSAVLIVAVGAVVLAYGAGYAGVRPVLLVVAPVVPVVGVALSYGAYADPLHEITASTPSAGLRLVLVRTAAVLAVSLPPLTLAGVLVPSSGAPGAAAWLLPGLALTLASLALAGYVGCPAATAVTGGGWLCAVLAPALAAPGDRLTARLAEQLSACLDGAPAQGGWAAAAVLSAVALAVRRPAYDHLGRP